Proteins encoded within one genomic window of bacterium:
- a CDS encoding GNAT family N-acetyltransferase, whose translation MASDAATFAADRVLRDGGSIHVRAIRPDDKARLNDHFARLSARSVYFRFFRVKKRLTDDELRQFTELDFDRQVGLVATLRGDGDERIIGVGRYAEIGAPGQPRRAEVAFAVADDHQRRGIGAVLLEHLADIARRHGIEEFEADVLGENNGMLAVFLRSGFRVTRALEHGVFHLSFPTEATPDSLAVQERRERAAAAASLRSVLAPRAVAVVGASPRPDSLGGAFLSHLRRGGFRGPIYPVHHQATAVAGLPAFARVGDIGAPVDLALVAVPAEELPAVVEDCAAAGVRALVVASGGYAETGPAGREAQRQLAALVRASGMRLIGPNSMGVLNTDPAVSLDATAADRAVTPGGVGLLAQSGAVSLALLERCARLGIGLSSFVSVGNKADVSGNDLLAYWNEDPRTTVVLLYLEAFGNPRRFARLAPMVARQKPIVAVAASRGALRDAASGERDIVVDALFEQAGVIRTDSLEELFEVAALLANQPVPAGPRVAAASNAAGLAAFFASASLAGGLRLPALDAATRAALRGALPAAVTLANPLDLLAPARPAEYTAALAALGAQADVDAVVAIFVSPRAAEADAYAAAIAAGAAAVPAHKPVLAVFLCGGRIPQALHAGARGRLPAYEFPESAAHALAAAARYAAWRQRPVGEVRALAAAEEEAVRAVVDRVRAGATGPVVVAPADLAAILRAGGIAQAMSEQVDLDEAADAGERLGYPLVVKAVRAPHPEGVRAPRPMRLGLRTAADVATAIAELRAAAPGLAEVILQREIEPVLEARVGVCVDPTFGPLVTCGLGGAIGILARDVAHRLPPVSDVDAAAMLDRLRLAPLLDGYYGRAPADRAALLDLIRRVSALVEIVPEIVALELDPIALLAPGAGAVVLNARLTLL comes from the coding sequence GCCCGCTCGGTCTACTTCCGCTTCTTCCGCGTCAAGAAGCGGCTGACCGACGACGAGCTGCGGCAGTTCACCGAGCTCGACTTCGACCGCCAGGTGGGGCTGGTCGCCACCCTGCGCGGCGACGGCGACGAGCGGATCATCGGCGTCGGCCGCTACGCCGAGATCGGCGCGCCGGGGCAGCCGCGCCGCGCCGAGGTCGCCTTCGCGGTCGCCGACGACCACCAGCGGCGCGGCATCGGCGCCGTGCTGCTCGAGCACCTCGCCGACATCGCCCGCCGCCACGGCATCGAGGAATTCGAGGCCGACGTGCTGGGCGAGAACAACGGCATGCTGGCGGTCTTCCTGCGCAGCGGCTTCCGGGTGACACGGGCGCTCGAGCACGGCGTCTTCCATCTCTCGTTCCCGACCGAGGCGACCCCCGATTCGCTCGCGGTCCAGGAGCGCCGCGAGCGCGCCGCCGCCGCGGCCAGTTTGCGCAGCGTGCTGGCGCCGCGCGCCGTCGCCGTGGTCGGCGCCTCGCCGCGGCCCGATTCGCTGGGCGGCGCCTTCCTTTCCCACCTGCGGCGCGGCGGCTTCCGCGGCCCCATCTACCCCGTGCACCACCAGGCGACGGCGGTGGCCGGGCTGCCGGCGTTCGCGCGCGTCGGCGACATCGGCGCCCCCGTCGACCTCGCCCTCGTCGCGGTGCCGGCGGAGGAGCTGCCGGCGGTGGTGGAGGACTGCGCCGCCGCCGGCGTGCGCGCCCTGGTGGTCGCCTCCGGCGGCTACGCCGAAACCGGCCCGGCCGGGCGCGAGGCGCAGCGCCAGCTCGCGGCGCTGGTGCGCGCCTCGGGCATGCGGCTGATCGGCCCCAACAGCATGGGCGTGCTCAATACCGACCCGGCGGTGTCGCTCGACGCGACCGCCGCCGACCGGGCGGTGACGCCGGGCGGCGTCGGCCTGCTGGCGCAGAGCGGCGCCGTCAGCCTGGCCCTGCTCGAGCGCTGCGCGCGCCTCGGCATCGGCCTGTCGAGCTTCGTCTCGGTCGGCAACAAGGCCGACGTCTCGGGCAACGACCTGCTCGCCTACTGGAACGAGGATCCGCGCACCACCGTCGTGCTCCTCTACCTGGAGGCCTTCGGCAATCCGCGCCGCTTCGCGCGGCTCGCCCCGATGGTGGCGCGGCAGAAGCCGATCGTCGCCGTCGCCGCCAGCCGCGGCGCCCTGCGCGACGCCGCCTCGGGCGAACGCGACATCGTCGTCGACGCGCTCTTCGAGCAGGCGGGCGTGATCCGCACCGACAGCCTCGAGGAGCTGTTCGAGGTCGCCGCGCTGCTCGCCAACCAACCCGTGCCGGCGGGGCCGCGCGTCGCCGCGGCGAGCAACGCGGCCGGCCTGGCGGCGTTCTTCGCCAGCGCCAGCCTCGCCGGCGGCCTGAGGCTGCCGGCGCTCGACGCGGCGACCCGCGCGGCGCTGCGCGGCGCCCTGCCCGCCGCGGTGACCCTCGCCAACCCGCTCGATCTGCTGGCGCCGGCGCGCCCGGCCGAGTACACCGCCGCCCTCGCCGCGCTCGGCGCCCAGGCCGACGTCGACGCCGTGGTCGCCATCTTCGTCTCGCCACGCGCCGCCGAAGCCGACGCCTACGCCGCCGCGATCGCCGCCGGCGCCGCCGCGGTGCCGGCGCACAAGCCGGTGCTGGCGGTCTTCCTCTGCGGCGGCCGCATCCCGCAGGCGCTGCACGCCGGCGCCCGCGGGCGGCTGCCGGCGTACGAGTTCCCGGAGAGCGCGGCGCACGCGCTGGCGGCGGCGGCGCGCTACGCGGCGTGGCGGCAGCGACCGGTCGGGGAGGTGCGCGCGCTCGCCGCGGCGGAGGAGGAGGCGGTGCGCGCGGTGGTCGATCGCGTCCGCGCCGGCGCGACCGGTCCGGTCGTGGTCGCGCCGGCCGACCTGGCGGCGATCCTGCGCGCCGGCGGCATCGCCCAGGCGATGAGCGAGCAGGTCGACCTCGACGAGGCCGCCGACGCCGGGGAGCGCCTCGGCTACCCGCTGGTCGTCAAGGCCGTGCGCGCGCCGCATCCCGAGGGCGTGCGCGCTCCCAGGCCCATGCGCCTCGGCCTGCGCACCGCCGCCGACGTCGCGACCGCCATCGCCGAGCTGCGCGCCGCGGCGCCGGGGCTCGCCGAGGTGATCCTGCAGCGCGAGATCGAACCGGTGCTCGAGGCGCGCGTCGGCGTCTGCGTCGATCCCACCTTCGGCCCGCTGGTCACCTGCGGTCTCGGCGGCGCCATCGGCATCCTCGCCCGCGACGTCGCCCACCGCCTGCCGCCGGTGAGCGACGTCGACGCGGCGGCGATGCTCGATCGCCTCCGCCTGGCGCCGCTGCTCGACGGCTACTACGGTCGCGCCCCCGCCGATCGCGCCGCGCTGCTCGATCTCATCCGCCGCGTCTCGGCGCTGGTCGAGATCGTTCCCGAGATCGTCGCCCTGGAGCTCGACCCCATCGCCCTGCTCGCCCCCGGCGCCGGCGCGGTGGTGCTCAACGCCCGCCTGACCCTGCTCTGA